TTGTTAAATACTGCATAATTTGAAATTAtgactttaaaaaatattaaatggcTCCACCAAGACTTCATCCCATAGATGATACATACATATGTACATGTCTTTTAGTGCTTGAAGAAGATCCTAGTACAGGATCGAAATGCGTTGCAATCAATAAAGATATTGCTTTTCTAAAAAACTTAGAAGTGCATGCAGCGCCATTCCTTACGACTCCTTAAGAATCTTCCTTGTGCTTTGATCCAAATACCCTCCAGAGCAGTGTCAGCAGGATCTTACCTCGCTCTACAATCGGCGACAGCAGCAAGCAGCATACACAAGACAACGACAATGAAAACGCTTTTTTACTTCTTGATAAGGTGAGCCTAAGTGATGCACCAATATCATCCCTTTGTCACAGAAGATACCTTTGAATCTGtgcgctttttttctttttgtttcccCCCGCTCGGTCAATCTCTCACATgctgttagaaaaaaaaaaaaacagcatcttCCCAGATTTATCTAACTCACTCACATGACTGGCTTTGGATCTGAAGAAGAGGGAGGTTCTCCTTCAATACATGTAATTGATGTACTTTTCTACATGTTGCCGCCTATCTGTCCAATTTGCTGTAGGATCATAAAAAGTGTAGATTCACCCACATTCTGGGGCTATTTCAGACAGCTCATGGTAACAGATATGAGTAGACAAAGTTCCACCAATATTATATTGACAAATTAcccaaggtaaaaaaaaagaaaaaagcatgttttttgtttttcatgtgCTAGTAAAAACAACAGTCATAAATACATTGTTTGTAGGGTGATTTATATTTCACTAGAGAAACATCTAGCTGCGTGGAGAGaataaaaaggaggaaaaaaagcaTGTAAAAACACCATGAAAAAGTCAGCACCCTGGGATAAAAGCACTGAACTGATATGGTAGTAAGTAGTATATGGGTAAGTcttcacaattaaaaaaaaaaaaaaacaaaaacatataatACACTCAATATCAATTGGTGTAACAGAATGTATACAATTTCTACAAAACCTCAACATAAGGTACAATTGCAGATAGTACAATTTAGGGTTGAAGGAAATTGTGCAAGGCCCATGAGACATCCATATTTCAAACTCATAGATAACTATGAGGTTTTGAGCTTGGATCCGCGAGCAGTCTTCTGTTTCGGACATATGGCCCACACATAGActgttgtgtgaatgagccctatgcCAAAGTAGGTAACAACAATGTTATTCAGAGTCTAAACATAGATCTTCTAAGAAGGTCTACCAAAGTTAGGAATAAAAGTACAGTTTAGTGCCACAATTGGGTTCTGAAGGCTAAAGTACGGTGGACCGCATGGGTCAATAGCAGGGTTGCCCGTCAAGAAATCATTGTCCAGTAAATAAATGATGGAATTTTTAAAGGTGAACTCCGTTTGCGTTTCAGCATCCTGACATACCTTTTCCTTTACATTTTCATTGACACTTTCACAGCTTCCACTTGGACTTTCCACTGACATAGTGTGTAATGGAAAGTCATCAGGATCTTCTGTTTTGATTGTCACAGGAATTATTTCAAGCGGTGGACTTTCTGATGGCTCTATAAAATGCATATTAGTTTCAGGTGATGTTTCCTCAAAGTTAGTTTCATGTGATGTTTTCTGGATGCTAGCTTGATGTAAAGAGTCCTCATCACTAGCTGTTTTCTCTAAAGTAGTTTGATGTAAGTTCTTTTCAGAGCTAGCCTGATGTAAGGTCTTTCCACAACTATTTTGTTGTGAGGTCTTCTCGTAGCTAGCTTGTTGTAAAGTCTTCTCAAAACCAGCTTGATTTAAGGCCTTCTCGTAACTAGCTTTCCGTAAGGTCTTCTCGTAGCTGGTTTCAAGTAACGTTTTCTCTCCTCTTTTCCTCTTAAAAGATTTTCTTAGAGATAAATCTTCATGGATCTTTTCTTGAGGATCTCCTGGGGTTTGA
The DNA window shown above is from Engystomops pustulosus chromosome 1, aEngPut4.maternal, whole genome shotgun sequence and carries:
- the LOC140122560 gene encoding uncharacterized protein, with protein sequence MPVCLINGCTYTPGRHRNGFEIKLHTFPNSLERIKDWLLQMGQNFNDVDNVAQQILDSKLKKSNKYRLCSLHFTDDSFIVNVNGRILRPNALPSIFQTPGDPQEKIHEDLSLRKSFKRKRGEKTLLETSYEKTLRKASYEKALNQAGFEKTLQQASYEKTSQQNSCGKTLHQASSEKNLHQTTLEKTASDEDSLHQASIQKTSHETNFEETSPETNMHFIEPSESPPLEIIPVTIKTEDPDDFPLHTMSVESPSGSCESVNENVKEKVCQDAETQTEFTFKNSIIYLLDNDFLTGNPAIDPCGPPYFSLQNPIVALNCTFIPNFGRPS